The proteins below are encoded in one region of Sander vitreus isolate 19-12246 chromosome 24, sanVit1, whole genome shotgun sequence:
- the LOC144512778 gene encoding rho GTPase-activating protein 6-like, whose product MGDSVFFERQNSYLGDYTWSSLSGRSVRLTPVAIQSLSELERAKLQEVAYTRLHQDYDLGCQITMPKDGQKRKKSLRRKLDSLAKEKSKDKECIPQAFSIVLSQVIANDRTHRQRQDSYRQDPPQREEHKDSSDLVSSILQFATKRPSNKELSSSNSSLSSTSETANESTSPNTPEAAPRARRRGGMSVDSITDLDDNQSRLLEALQLSLPAETLSKKEKHRDKRLSLNPIYRQVPRVVDSCCQHLEKYGLQTVGIFRVGSSKKRVRQLRDEFDRGIDVQLDEEQSVHDVAALLKEFLRDMPDPLLTKELYTAFINTTLLDPDEQQSVTQLLVYLLPACNSDTLHRLLEFLSTVADHAHDRQDKEITGNKMTSLNLATIFGPNLLHKQKSSDKEFSVQSSARAEESTAVIAVLQRMIASYQTLFMVPPDLQNEVLMNLLETDPDVVDYLLRRKASQSPDLLQSEEPFALSERHSSSDSNKVSSGEVSPYDNNSPILSERRGEPESPGSEPLFRVPEQYTLVGQVAGWSREPGADPWGAKDAISEEHANIWGTWHTTLKPTLKDQAYTGSHGNMSEGSSRSSQEGLDGQYGDGRQQATLQRTQTAPGIAECRPHPPVTRVCTQLNTNPSVTSHLNSTQGLHRASGHGLNPTSRPQSGVNTGDGGPAVRNDIRFRPPYNAHHQLSSSQSSPQPSTAQRPPLQRGRLSAAQSNSALMTENQMVPHSPEWQDWQRDRWQIWQLLSSDNADALPETLV is encoded by the exons GGTGATTACACGTGGAGCAGCCTGTCGGGGCGGAGCGTGCGTCTGACGCCCGTTGCCATCCAGAGTCTATCTGAGCTGGAGAGGGCCAAGCTGCAGGAAGTAGCCTACACCCGTTTACACCAGGACTATGATCTGGGATGTCAGATAACCATGCCAAAAG ATGGACAGAAGAGGAAAAAGTCGCTGAGGAGGAAGTTGGACTCGCTAGCAAAAGAGAAGAGTAAAGACAAAG AATGTATACCCCAGGCCTTCAGTATAGTGCTCTCCCAGGTCATCGCTAATGACAGAACACACAGGCAGCGTCAGGACAGCTATCGTCAGGACCCTCCACAGCGCGAGGAGCACAAGGACTCCTCCGACCTTGTGTCGTCCATTTTACAG TTTGCCACCAAGCGGCCGTCCAATAAGGAGTTATCCAGCAGTAACTCCTCTTTGAGTTCCACATCTGAGACAGCCAATGAGTCAACATCACCCAACACGCCTGAGGCTGCACCCCGAGCACGCAGGAGG GGAGGCATGTCAGTGGACTCGATCACGGACCTGGACGACAACCAGTCCCGCCTGCTCGAGGCCCTGCAGCTCTCTCTGCCGGCCGAAACGCTGAGTAAAAAGGAGAAGCACCGGGACAAAAGGCTGAGCCTCAATCCCATCTACCGCCAGGTGCCCCGGGTGGTCGACAGCTGCTGCCAGCACCTTGAGAAATACG GTTTGCAGACTGTGGGGATCTTTAGAGTTGGAAGCTCCAAGAAGAGAGTCCGACAG CTACGTGACGAGTTCGATCGCGGCATTGACGTCCAGCTGGATGAGGAACAAAGCGTCCACGATGTGGCTGCCCTGCTGAAGGAGTTCCTCAGGGACATGCCTGACCCGCTCCTCACCAAGGAGCTCTACACGGCCTTCATCAACACCACAT TGTTGGATCCAGATGAGCAGCAGAGTGTTACTCAGCTACTGGTCTACCTACTCCCAGCATGCAACAGTGATACTCTCCACCGCCTCCTGGAGTTTCTGTCTACTGTGGCCGACCACGCCCATGACCGGCAGGACAAAGAG ATCACAGGGAACAAGATGACATCTCTGAACCTGGCCACCATCTTTGGCCCCAATCTGCTCCACAAGCAGAAGAGCTCAGACAAGGAGTTCAGCGTCCAGAGCTCGGCCAGGGCAGAGGAGAGCACAGCCGTCATCGCCGTGCTGCAGAGGATGATCGCCAGCTACCAAACCCTGTTCATG GTGCCTCCTGATCTGCAAAATGAGGTTTTGATGAATCTGTTGGAGACGGATCCAGATGTGGTGGACTACCTGCTGAGAAGAAAAGCATCACA GAGTCCCGACCTGTTGCAGTCAGAGGAGCCCTTCGCCCTGAGCGAGCGCCATTCTTCCAGCGACTCCAACAAGGTGTCCAGCGGCGAGGTGTCCCCTTATGACAACAACTCCCCAATCCTGAGTGAGCGGAGAGGAGAGCCAGAAAGCCCGGGCAGCGAGCCTCTCTTCCGTGTCCCAGAACAGTACACTCTGGTGGGTCAGGTGGCCGGCTGGAGCAGAGAGCCTGGGGCTGACCCTTGGGGTGCCAAAG ATGCTATATCAGAGGAGCACGCTAACATTTGGGGGACGTGGCACACTACTCTGAAACCAACACTTAAGGACCAAGCATACACAG GTTCCCATGGCAACATGTCAGAGGGAAGCTCCCGCAGCTCACAGGAAGGTCTCGACGGACAATATGGCGATGGCAGGCAGCAGGCAACGCTGCAACGGACTCAGACAGCGCCTGGCATCGCCGAGTGCAGACCCCATCCCCCGGTCACCAGAGTGTGTACCCAGCTCAACACCAACCCCTCTGTGACGTCACACCTCAATAGCACGCAAGGCCTCCATCGAGCAAGCGGACACGGACTTAACCCGACCTCAAGACCTCAAAGCGGGGTGAACACTGGCGATGGTGGCCCTGCTGTTCGTAACGACATCCGCTTTCGTCCCCCTTATAACGCCCACCATCAACTGTCTAGTTCCCAAAGTTCGCCTCAGCCCTCAACAGCTCAGCGGCCCCCTCTGCAGCGCGGGAGGCTGAGTGCAGCGCAAAGTAACTCTGCCTTGATGACAGAGAACCAAATGGTGCCGCATAGCCCGGAGTGGCAGGACTGGCAGCGGGACCGGTGGCAGATCTGGCAGCTGCTGTCCTCGGACAATGCCGATGCACTGCCTGAAACGCTGGTGTGA